The proteins below come from a single uncultured delta proteobacterium genomic window:
- a CDS encoding DHH family protein, with product MAYFRKVPKIQEMLDRFSSKEDWLILVNADPDAMASAMALKRIMSRRVCEADIARINEITRPDNLAMVQSTHLHMSKFDPAMLSRYDRFAIVDSQPHHSPLFQNVAFSIIIDHHPLPETPAAAPYTDIRPDYGATSTLLTEYLYNLDIRPGKLLATALQYGIKSDTMNFTRKLCDADLRAFQFLARFSDQSMLSRISRSEFHRRWLPFFGMACDNLHAAGTGQFVFIGKVENPDILVVIADFLTRVYEFRWVAVSGVYGGTVVVIYRGDGSRDIGRLASAQFSDIGSAGGHKALARAEFPASAAGEGDLELFIFKRVLSSPRKKAAREATGEHGEGDGTPPAATGPKPS from the coding sequence ATGGCATATTTTCGGAAGGTACCGAAGATCCAGGAAATGCTGGATCGTTTTTCCTCCAAGGAAGATTGGCTGATTCTGGTCAACGCGGACCCGGACGCCATGGCTTCGGCCATGGCGCTCAAACGCATCATGAGCCGTCGCGTCTGCGAGGCCGACATCGCCCGCATCAACGAAATCACGCGCCCCGACAACCTGGCCATGGTCCAGTCCACACACCTGCACATGAGCAAGTTCGATCCGGCCATGCTGTCCCGCTACGACCGGTTTGCCATTGTCGATTCCCAGCCCCACCACTCGCCGCTTTTCCAGAATGTCGCGTTTTCCATCATCATCGACCACCACCCGCTGCCGGAAACGCCCGCCGCCGCGCCCTACACGGATATCCGGCCCGACTACGGGGCCACCAGCACGCTTTTGACGGAATACCTGTACAACCTGGACATCCGGCCCGGCAAACTGCTTGCGACGGCGTTACAGTACGGCATCAAAAGCGATACCATGAATTTTACCCGCAAGCTGTGCGATGCGGACTTGCGCGCCTTTCAGTTCCTTGCCAGATTTTCGGACCAATCCATGCTTTCCCGTATTTCCCGGAGCGAGTTCCACCGGCGCTGGCTGCCGTTTTTCGGCATGGCCTGCGACAATCTGCACGCGGCGGGCACGGGCCAGTTCGTGTTCATCGGCAAGGTGGAAAACCCGGACATCCTCGTCGTTATCGCGGATTTTCTGACCCGGGTATATGAATTCCGCTGGGTCGCGGTCAGCGGCGTCTACGGCGGGACGGTCGTCGTCATTTACCGGGGAGACGGCAGCCGCGATATCGGCCGTCTTGCGTCCGCGCAGTTTTCGGACATCGGTTCCGCCGGCGGGCACAAGGCCCTTGCCAGGGCGGAATTTCCGGCCTCCGCCGCCGGGGAGGGCGACCTGGAGCTGTTCATTTTCAAACGCGTCCTGTCCAGCCCCCGCAAAAAGGCCGCACGGGAAGCCACCGGCGAGCATGGCGAGGGCGATGGAACTCCCCCCGCTGCAACCGGCCCCAAACCCTCCTGA
- a CDS encoding conserved hypothetical protein (Evidence 4 : Homologs of previously reported genes of unknown function) has translation MGISVLLTADTKKCFRIAAPSWIMPGTVQDNCAFLGGKVDEVGLLFLEAEASLAYGRQDLPPELAALGLSCHVHLPTDLPWNDGGGAAAAVCLALMEKVRFWGAERAVLHPPPSGPGGSPVCREALAAFARVWQNAGRSVSDVLLENTRENALWALGDVFHGNGFGICPDLGHILAYGQRELMDMLAGLPERERPRMLHCSAPGPGLPGKAPVSAHRPLDTLDAQGLAVGKALCDFLAPGGVIMVELFDWDHIARSLPVIAGWCAAESGG, from the coding sequence ATGGGGATTTCAGTTTTGCTTACGGCTGACACAAAAAAATGTTTTCGTATCGCCGCCCCCTCCTGGATCATGCCCGGAACGGTTCAGGACAATTGCGCTTTTCTCGGCGGGAAGGTGGATGAGGTCGGCCTTCTTTTTCTGGAGGCGGAGGCCTCCCTGGCTTACGGGCGGCAAGATTTACCGCCGGAATTGGCGGCGCTGGGATTGTCCTGCCACGTGCACCTCCCCACCGATCTGCCGTGGAACGACGGCGGCGGGGCGGCCGCCGCCGTTTGTCTGGCCCTGATGGAAAAGGTCCGGTTTTGGGGTGCGGAGCGGGCCGTTTTGCACCCGCCTCCGTCCGGCCCCGGCGGGTCCCCGGTTTGCCGCGAGGCCCTTGCCGCCTTTGCCCGCGTCTGGCAAAACGCGGGACGGAGCGTGAGCGACGTTCTGCTGGAAAACACGCGTGAGAATGCGTTATGGGCTCTTGGCGACGTTTTCCACGGCAACGGGTTCGGCATCTGCCCGGATCTCGGCCATATTCTCGCTTATGGGCAGCGTGAACTTATGGACATGCTGGCCGGCTTGCCCGAACGGGAGAGGCCGCGTATGCTGCATTGCAGCGCTCCGGGGCCGGGGCTGCCGGGAAAGGCGCCGGTAAGCGCCCACCGCCCGCTGGATACCCTGGACGCGCAAGGTCTGGCCGTGGGCAAGGCGCTCTGCGATTTTCTGGCGCCGGGCGGCGTCATCATGGTGGAACTTTTCGATTGGGACCACATTGCGCGTTCCCTGCCTGTTATTGCCGGATGGTGCGCCGCCGAGAGCGGTGGTTAA
- a CDS encoding conserved hypothetical protein (Evidence 4 : Homologs of previously reported genes of unknown function) — translation MSQIKLAQHPRMTFRCHLQHYLNPLHFYCRLRDWGIPRKRASHWCSCYERLYRVFFKGDPTSNE, via the coding sequence ATGAGCCAGATTAAATTAGCCCAACACCCGCGTATGACTTTTCGATGTCATTTGCAACATTACCTCAACCCGCTGCACTTCTACTGCCGGTTGCGGGACTGGGGGATACCCCGAAAACGCGCTTCGCACTGGTGCTCCTGTTACGAACGGTTGTACCGCGTCTTTTTCAAAGGCGACCCCACGTCGAACGAGTGA
- a CDS encoding Response regulator: protein MSQTNILLEAGTNELEVVEFFLEEDDAVQGGLYTGYYGVNVAKVLEIIRLPRITEMPEVSHPCIMGAFNLRSQVIPLVDLSVWLGKKRHESQAPKVVVTEFNEVTTAFLVSGVNRIHRISWEAVEPPNAYISAMSGNSITGVVKLEGRLVFLLDLERIVSDLNPKLGLRLDEAIDWMAGPRYRALIADDSTVIREMLKDLMQKANFDVEAVTNGKDAWLILQGLKKRAEEEKKPIADFLHVMVADIEMPQMDGHALCKQIKEDPVLKDLPVILFSSLITDKLRHKGEAVGADEQIAKPEVTSLARHAIRLIEAKKAAKQGG, encoded by the coding sequence ATGAGCCAAACCAACATCCTGCTTGAAGCGGGCACCAACGAACTGGAAGTTGTCGAATTTTTTCTGGAAGAAGACGACGCCGTGCAGGGCGGTCTGTATACGGGGTACTACGGCGTCAACGTGGCTAAGGTGCTGGAAATCATCCGTCTGCCCCGGATAACGGAAATGCCGGAAGTAAGCCACCCCTGTATCATGGGCGCGTTCAACCTGCGTTCCCAGGTTATTCCCCTGGTGGATCTTTCCGTCTGGCTCGGCAAAAAACGGCACGAGAGCCAGGCGCCTAAAGTGGTCGTCACCGAGTTCAACGAAGTGACGACCGCGTTTCTCGTTTCCGGCGTGAACAGGATCCACCGGATCAGCTGGGAAGCGGTCGAGCCGCCGAACGCCTACATTTCCGCCATGAGCGGCAACAGCATTACCGGCGTGGTCAAGCTCGAAGGGCGGCTGGTGTTTCTCCTCGATCTGGAGCGCATCGTCAGTGATTTGAATCCCAAACTCGGGCTCCGGCTCGACGAGGCCATAGACTGGATGGCCGGGCCGCGCTACCGCGCCCTGATTGCGGACGACTCCACCGTGATCCGAGAAATGCTCAAAGACCTGATGCAGAAGGCCAATTTCGACGTCGAGGCCGTGACCAACGGCAAAGACGCCTGGCTCATCCTCCAGGGGCTCAAAAAACGCGCGGAAGAGGAGAAAAAGCCGATCGCCGACTTCCTCCACGTCATGGTCGCGGATATCGAAATGCCCCAGATGGACGGCCACGCCTTGTGCAAACAGATCAAGGAAGACCCCGTCCTGAAAGACTTGCCCGTTATTCTGTTCTCGTCCCTGATTACGGACAAGCTCCGCCACAAGGGCGAGGCCGTGGGCGCCGACGAGCAGATCGCAAAGCCGGAGGTTACCTCCCTGGCCCGCCACGCCATACGCCTGATAGAAGCGAAAAAAGCGGCCAAACAGGGCGGTTGA
- the ispH gene encoding 4-hydroxy-3-methylbut-2-enyl diphosphate reductase, with product MKIVRAETAGFCMGVSLALRRLDAALQAHESAGGARSGSRLATLGPVIHNPRVIAAYAQKGVVCLTGVSEARPGDTVLIRAHGVPREEEAMLLRQGVTVLDATCPKVKRAQLAIAAEREKKGGTLLLYGEADHPEVKGLVSYADNDACVFPDYAGFETVTLDPERDYFLAAQTTQDILGFEAVCALAAVRLGHDVPTLRTICDATRKRQAEVLDLARSVDLLVVVGGANSGNTRRLAEVAEEQGIRALRIEDVTELTPALFTGVASVGLTAGASTPVEHIDAVEAWLQNV from the coding sequence ATGAAAATAGTGCGGGCTGAAACAGCGGGTTTTTGCATGGGCGTGAGCTTGGCCTTGCGCCGGCTGGACGCGGCCCTGCAGGCGCACGAAAGCGCCGGGGGCGCACGGTCCGGCTCGCGCCTCGCAACGCTGGGGCCGGTCATCCACAACCCCAGGGTCATTGCCGCGTATGCGCAAAAGGGCGTTGTCTGCCTTACCGGCGTTTCGGAGGCGCGGCCCGGCGACACGGTCCTTATCCGCGCCCACGGGGTGCCGCGCGAAGAAGAGGCCATGCTGCTGCGGCAGGGGGTTACGGTTCTTGACGCCACCTGTCCCAAGGTAAAGCGGGCCCAGCTCGCCATCGCCGCCGAGCGTGAAAAGAAGGGGGGCACGCTTCTTTTATACGGCGAGGCGGACCACCCGGAAGTGAAAGGGCTGGTGAGCTACGCGGACAACGATGCCTGCGTGTTTCCCGATTACGCGGGTTTTGAGACTGTTACGCTTGATCCGGAGCGGGACTATTTTCTCGCGGCCCAGACGACCCAGGACATCCTGGGGTTTGAGGCCGTCTGCGCGCTCGCGGCGGTGCGCCTGGGGCACGACGTGCCCACCTTGCGCACCATTTGCGACGCAACGCGCAAACGGCAGGCCGAAGTGCTTGACCTCGCCCGTTCGGTGGACCTGCTTGTGGTTGTCGGCGGCGCCAACAGCGGCAATACCAGGCGGCTGGCGGAAGTGGCGGAGGAACAGGGTATCCGGGCGCTCCGCATAGAAGACGTCACGGAACTCACCCCGGCGCTGTTCACGGGGGTTGCCTCCGTCGGCCTTACCGCCGGGGCGTCCACGCCGGTGGAACACATCGACGCCGTGGAAGCCTGGCTGCAGAACGTTTAG
- a CDS encoding Dihydrouridine synthase DuS, producing MGAAHPSSPPGLPIGPSRPWLAPLAGYSDLPFRLLCRELGASVTCTEMVSAKGLVLGQGKKSNATNELLATWPPLEPPVRCRAASLPYPGPGPSLPPVAPDTPLVVQLFGAEASFMGEAVRILVDRGYAWFDCNMGCSVPKVVKSGSGAAMLQDPDNAVAVAEAMLGAAGKGRVGFKLRLGREAGEDVYLPLAKRLEEAGAGWLTLHPRYARQKFTGTADWDAVRPLVAQSAIPVMVSGDLFTPSDGVKALAVTGAAGVMFARGAMHNPAIFGQFTELLVAGKASGGRGQRFADASALEYCIRRHAALIRAFYPQRLNRQGVEAGLLKMRTFVPRYVKECAGARYLRRAMANCLTWRAMDDLLDDFFARAENLELAPSDAAMCGDSDT from the coding sequence ATGGGCGCGGCGCACCCGTCTTCTCCGCCCGGCCTGCCCATCGGGCCGTCGCGTCCCTGGCTCGCGCCTCTGGCCGGATATTCGGATTTACCCTTCCGCCTGCTGTGCCGGGAGCTCGGGGCAAGCGTCACCTGTACGGAAATGGTCAGCGCCAAGGGGCTTGTTCTCGGCCAGGGCAAGAAAAGCAACGCCACCAACGAGCTTCTTGCGACCTGGCCCCCGCTGGAACCGCCTGTCCGGTGCCGCGCGGCGTCATTGCCGTATCCCGGGCCTGGGCCGTCCCTGCCGCCGGTCGCGCCGGATACGCCTCTTGTGGTGCAGCTTTTCGGCGCGGAAGCCTCGTTCATGGGGGAGGCCGTTCGTATCCTGGTTGACCGGGGATATGCCTGGTTCGATTGCAACATGGGCTGTTCCGTGCCGAAAGTGGTCAAAAGCGGCTCCGGCGCCGCCATGCTGCAAGACCCGGACAATGCCGTCGCCGTTGCCGAAGCCATGCTCGGGGCCGCGGGCAAGGGACGGGTCGGCTTCAAGCTCCGGCTCGGCAGGGAGGCCGGCGAGGACGTATACCTGCCGCTGGCCAAACGGCTGGAAGAGGCCGGGGCCGGCTGGCTGACCCTGCACCCGCGATATGCCCGGCAGAAATTCACGGGAACGGCGGACTGGGACGCCGTGCGGCCTCTTGTGGCGCAATCCGCGATTCCCGTCATGGTCAGCGGTGACCTGTTTACCCCTTCGGACGGCGTGAAGGCGCTTGCCGTAACCGGCGCGGCCGGGGTGATGTTCGCGCGCGGTGCCATGCACAACCCGGCGATATTCGGGCAGTTCACGGAACTGCTGGTGGCCGGGAAGGCCTCCGGCGGCCGGGGGCAACGGTTCGCGGATGCCTCTGCCCTGGAGTATTGCATACGGCGGCACGCGGCGCTTATCCGCGCGTTTTACCCCCAGAGGCTGAACCGCCAGGGAGTGGAGGCGGGGCTGCTCAAAATGCGCACGTTCGTGCCCCGGTATGTCAAGGAATGCGCCGGCGCGCGCTATTTGCGGCGGGCGATGGCCAACTGCCTGACCTGGCGGGCCATGGACGATTTGCTGGATGATTTTTTTGCGCGCGCGGAGAACCTGGAGCTTGCCCCGAGCGATGCGGCAATGTGCGGGGACTCGGACACATGA
- a CDS encoding hypothetical protein (Evidence 5 : No homology to any previously reported sequences), which translates to MSGTSRIGGYGGYAGTGGKDSRSASLARFCKGRKQGDVVSGVFLRLETETLGWALLEGEELLAHLPENWQGAEDWREGGNRPSPGDKVFFRIEALRPEVVLRMLPAADPLARLSALVPSVPLAQEAGLYVAARDKFDALLAGFLAKTPGLFAAPDPASRKAAFINLVAADAGLLGAFAETSARSRALCRAAAPAGLLFFQHMPWLSGGLTQIEVSLWSEGDAPVFAGARLPSGDTMTLRGVMESGALRYRLAVSGPKGDAFRARFSPARTGAAEYRGSDRLAGNQAADLVGRILALAADSGTMATGRFSRKL; encoded by the coding sequence ATGAGCGGCACTTCACGCATAGGCGGATACGGCGGATACGCCGGGACGGGCGGGAAAGACTCCCGCTCCGCTTCCCTTGCGCGGTTTTGCAAGGGCCGGAAGCAGGGGGACGTGGTTTCCGGCGTTTTTCTGCGACTGGAGACTGAAACCCTCGGCTGGGCGCTCCTGGAAGGGGAGGAGTTGCTCGCGCACCTTCCCGAAAATTGGCAAGGGGCCGAGGATTGGCGAGAGGGCGGCAACCGTCCGTCGCCGGGCGACAAGGTCTTTTTCCGTATCGAAGCGTTGCGGCCTGAAGTGGTGCTGCGCATGCTGCCCGCCGCCGACCCTCTTGCGCGGCTTTCCGCGCTCGTGCCTTCGGTTCCCCTGGCCCAGGAAGCGGGGCTGTACGTCGCCGCGCGGGATAAATTCGACGCGCTGCTCGCCGGTTTTCTGGCAAAAACGCCCGGTTTGTTCGCCGCCCCTGACCCGGCGTCACGCAAAGCGGCCTTTATCAATCTTGTGGCTGCCGACGCCGGTTTGCTCGGCGCCTTTGCGGAAACCTCCGCCCGTTCCCGCGCGCTGTGCCGGGCGGCCGCCCCTGCCGGGCTGCTGTTTTTCCAGCACATGCCCTGGCTCAGCGGCGGCCTGACGCAGATAGAGGTTTCCCTGTGGAGCGAGGGCGATGCCCCGGTCTTCGCGGGGGCGCGGCTTCCCTCGGGCGATACCATGACGCTCCGGGGCGTGATGGAGAGCGGCGCGCTGCGTTACCGGCTGGCTGTTTCCGGCCCGAAAGGGGACGCTTTCCGCGCGCGGTTCTCGCCCGCGCGAACCGGTGCCGCCGAATACCGGGGCAGTGACCGTCTCGCGGGAAACCAGGCCGCGGACCTGGTCGGCCGCATCCTTGCGTTGGCCGCGGATTCGGGTACTATGGCGACCGGCCGGTTTTCCCGCAAACTATAA
- a CDS encoding PTS system protein, whose amino-acid sequence MVTRASAGLIYFLETRLMPGMEHVSNVPLLVAVRSGLAVTMPLVLLGSLAVLLNSFPLPAYRVFMESVFGPDWRFFGGVIWSSTFAVMSLTMQFSVGTQIAQHYNDENPRNMVSPLIAGLVSFATLLSLIAMESGGLSPRWMGVSGLFVALIVAVTSVKLFLFLYSFPRLRLYLPGGTPDFALPDMFNSLVPAILTVTIFAGGGLIIHALSGTTIHEAFHTLLRRPFDIMGDGFSRGMFYIFSLQSLWFFGIHGANVLDPITHDIYGAAMAANEAAALAGQALPHIMTKPFMDVFVFMGGAGTSISLAFALLLFGETKNQRRLAGISLIPGLFNLNEILLFGLPVILNPVMLVPFVFIPLVLAFISYCAVAWGLVPGTSANVEWTTPVFLNAYLSTGSLSGAVLQLVNLTVGTCLYAPFVLISNRINSRRVDRAFTSLLSRVTTTETQRPNALERGDETGLLARALVPDLEHAFYKEKSIYLEFQPQIAATTGRVSGVEALLRWKHPYYGLIPAPITIALAEGTGLIKPMGLWIFEEACTVREQWLNAGMEDIVLAINVSALQLEENLVKEVVGIMQRHRIPSDILELEVTESTMLGAGTAQSQYLSQLHMLGLRIAIDDFGMGHSSLKYLKQFPVTTVKIDDGISREVVTNPICADIVASITRLCRARGMLCVAEFVENDAQAAVLRTLGVDALQGHIFSPSLAADECFAFIRENNARAAKQENRVRIA is encoded by the coding sequence ATGGTAACGCGGGCTTCCGCAGGGTTGATATATTTTTTAGAAACGCGCCTCATGCCGGGCATGGAGCACGTTTCCAACGTGCCGTTGCTCGTCGCCGTGCGCTCGGGGCTGGCGGTCACCATGCCGCTGGTTTTGCTCGGTTCCCTGGCTGTTCTTCTCAATTCGTTTCCCCTGCCGGCCTACCGCGTGTTTATGGAAAGCGTGTTCGGGCCGGATTGGCGGTTTTTCGGCGGGGTTATCTGGAGCAGCACGTTCGCGGTCATGTCGCTGACCATGCAGTTCAGCGTGGGGACGCAGATCGCCCAGCACTATAACGACGAGAACCCGAGAAACATGGTCAGTCCGCTTATTGCCGGGCTGGTCAGTTTTGCGACCCTGCTTTCGCTCATCGCCATGGAAAGCGGGGGGCTTTCCCCCCGCTGGATGGGGGTTTCCGGGCTTTTCGTCGCGCTGATCGTCGCGGTAACCTCGGTGAAGCTCTTTCTTTTCCTGTATTCATTCCCGCGCCTCAGGCTCTACCTCCCCGGCGGGACTCCCGACTTCGCCCTGCCGGACATGTTCAACTCGCTTGTGCCGGCGATCTTGACCGTTACGATTTTCGCGGGCGGCGGCCTGATTATCCATGCGCTGTCCGGCACCACCATCCACGAGGCCTTCCACACGCTGCTGCGGCGGCCGTTCGATATCATGGGCGACGGGTTCAGCCGGGGGATGTTCTACATTTTTTCGCTGCAGAGTCTTTGGTTTTTCGGCATTCACGGGGCCAACGTCCTTGACCCCATAACGCACGACATATACGGGGCGGCCATGGCCGCCAACGAAGCGGCGGCGCTTGCGGGCCAGGCGCTGCCCCACATCATGACCAAGCCGTTCATGGACGTTTTCGTCTTCATGGGGGGCGCGGGCACGAGCATCAGCCTGGCCTTCGCCCTGCTGCTGTTCGGCGAGACGAAAAACCAGCGGCGGCTGGCCGGGATTTCCCTTATCCCGGGCCTGTTCAACCTGAACGAGATACTCCTGTTCGGCCTGCCCGTTATCCTGAACCCGGTCATGCTCGTTCCGTTCGTCTTCATCCCCCTGGTTCTGGCCTTCATCAGCTATTGCGCCGTGGCCTGGGGGCTTGTTCCGGGAACAAGCGCCAACGTGGAATGGACGACGCCGGTTTTCCTCAACGCGTACCTGAGTACCGGCTCCCTCAGCGGCGCCGTGCTGCAACTCGTCAACCTGACCGTGGGCACCTGCCTTTACGCGCCGTTTGTGCTCATCAGCAACAGGATCAACAGCAGGCGCGTGGACAGGGCCTTCACGTCCCTGCTCTCCAGGGTCACCACGACCGAGACGCAGCGTCCGAACGCTTTGGAACGCGGTGATGAGACGGGGCTTCTCGCCCGGGCGCTCGTTCCGGACCTGGAACATGCGTTTTATAAGGAAAAAAGCATTTACCTGGAGTTCCAGCCGCAAATTGCGGCCACCACGGGCCGGGTTTCCGGCGTGGAGGCGCTGCTGCGCTGGAAGCATCCGTATTACGGATTGATCCCGGCGCCCATCACCATCGCCCTCGCCGAGGGCACGGGGCTTATCAAACCCATGGGGTTGTGGATTTTTGAGGAGGCCTGCACCGTCCGCGAGCAATGGCTGAACGCGGGAATGGAAGATATCGTGCTGGCTATCAACGTTTCCGCTCTGCAACTTGAGGAAAATCTGGTCAAGGAAGTCGTGGGTATCATGCAGCGGCACAGGATACCGTCGGATATCCTGGAGCTTGAGGTGACGGAGTCGACCATGCTCGGCGCCGGAACCGCCCAGAGCCAGTACCTCTCGCAGTTGCACATGCTGGGGCTGCGCATTGCCATCGACGACTTCGGCATGGGGCACAGTTCTCTCAAGTACCTGAAACAATTCCCTGTCACCACGGTTAAAATCGACGACGGCATCAGCCGCGAGGTCGTGACCAACCCGATCTGCGCGGATATCGTGGCCTCCATAACCAGGCTGTGCCGGGCGCGGGGCATGCTCTGCGTCGCGGAATTCGTCGAAAACGACGCCCAGGCCGCCGTGTTGCGCACCCTTGGCGTCGATGCCCTGCAAGGCCACATCTTCAGCCCCTCTCTGGCGGCCGACGAGTGCTTCGCCTTCATCCGGGAAAACAACGCGCGCGCCGCCAAGCAGGAAAACCGCGTGCGCATTGCGTGA